CCTCTTCATTTTTGCAGAATACACCTGAATAATCGTCTCTGTCGGGTGAAAAATGTGGGCCCTGCTAAGAACCCGTTCGACTTTGGCCGCCCCGGCTTTGGTCCGGGCCGAACATACGATCCCGAAGGCGCTGGAGAAGATAGCTACCGACAAGGATCCTCAGTTTTCCAAAATGGTTCAGTACTTTTTCCATAAAGCCTGCGTCAAGTTAGAACCTAAAATGGTGAAATACATGGAAAAGTATCCGCATATGTCGGAAGAAAAACGCAGGCGACGAGTTTCTACCATCATCGATTTGGTGGCCTCCGGTGGAAACACGCTATCGTTGAAATTTCCGGTCATGCTTGATAACGGTCAGTATGAAATAATGTCTGCGTATCGAACCCATCATGCCTTTCACCGATTGCCGGTGAAAGGTGGCATCCGATTCTCGAGCGATGTCAACCGGGACGAGGTCAAGGCCCTGGCTGCGTTGATGACCTTCAAGTGTGCCTGCGTTCATGTGCCGTTCGGGGGAGCCAAGGGCGGAATCAAGATCGATCCCGCCTGCTACAGCAAACAGGAGCTGCAGAACATCACTCGCAGATACACCATCGAGCTGGCCAAAAGGAACTTCATTGGACCGGGAGTGGACGTACCAGCACCGGACATGGGTACCGGAATGCGTGAAATGTCCTGGATTGCAGATGCCTACAGCAAAACACTCGGCTTCAAGGACATAAATTCGCaagtaaattgttttttttttgcaatttaaacATTTACCTACTAACTATAACCGAGAATTTCACCAACATAAGGAACAACCGTTTTCGGTGTTAGGTTCCAATGTcatatttttaggaaaaaaggCTGGTTTTTGACTATTCTCACATTTTATATGATTCATTTGCAGGCCACGGTCACCGGAAAACCGTTACATCAGGGTGGAATCCGTGGCCGCACGGAAGCTACCGGTAGGGGTGTGTACATTTCCCTCGACCTGTTTTGTAGCCAGAAGGATTGGATGGAGTCTGTCGGACTGAAAACGGGTTTAGCTGATAAAAAGATTATTGTGCAAGGTTTCGGCAATGTTGGATCCTTTGCATGCAAATTTCTCCACGACGCTGGTGCTAAAATCATTGGCATAAAAGAATCTGACTGTTCCTTGCTTAATGAAGATGGAATCAATCCAGATGAACTTATGAAACACAAAGCAACATCTAAATCCTTAAAAGGGTTTCCTAACGCTAAAGAAGTGAAGGAAGATTTGATGATTCATCCTtgcgacattttggttccagctGCGATTGAAAAATCTATAACTTCAGACAACGCCGGTAAAATACAAGCCAAAATTATTGCAGAGGGTGCCAATGGTCCAACAACACCGGCCGCGGACAAAATATTGCAAGAGCGTAAAATTCTCGTCATACCAGATCTGTATTGCAATGCTGGCGGAGTAACGGCCTCGTACTTCgagtatttgaaaaatatcaaccacATCTCTTTTGGAAAATTATCGTTCCGTCAAGAGGCTGAAAACTTCACTGAAGTATTGCGATCGGTTGAGAGATCATTGAAAGATTCTGGGATATGCGCCGATATACGGCCAAGTAATAAGCTAGATCACTATTTACATAGCGCCAGCGAAGCCGATGTAGTAGCTTCAGGATTGAAATATGTTATGCAAATGGCTGGCCAGGGCATAATGAGGGTAGCTAATCAACAGCAGCTGTGTTTAGATTTGCGCACAGCAGCTTACATGTGGTctgtagaaaaaatatttaagtcaACCGAGGCTGCTGGATTAGCCATGTAAACTGTTAGTTTCGTTATATTGTTTCAAAATGACTTTCTTTAACACGACTGAAGCTATAGATTAACAATGTAATATGTTTTATAttgacaatgaaaaatttacaattaaagaGCTTATAGAAATAAAATGGTAATCTCGGAACCTACAAATCCATACTCATGTCATCTGCACTAGTGTCACTGACTGGCGAAGCATTTGAATCGTATTCatcaaatttcagtttcaacCGGGATGGCGCAGTTTCGCTTCCAGCTGCAGTTCCAGGTCCTTGTGTTCCGGAAGCTATTTTCCCTCCTCCTCCGCATCCACTCATTTCGTCGTCACGCAACTCAGAACCATCTTCGTCGTCACCATCACCTTCTTTATCCTCCAGATCGATATCTTCACCGTCACCAGCGAAAAACGGCAAAGGCGTTTCTTCCGCCAAATCTTCGATCACATACTTTAGAATAGTCGTGGTAAAGACATCGTCCCGTTTGAGTGATAAACTCTTGTGGAATGATTCTACGGCCTCATCCAAACTCCCCATCAACGATTGGACAAATCCAATCGCCGTGTATGTTGGTGCGCTCTGAGGCTTTAAAAATAAGGCTCTCCGGTGGAATTCTAATGCCTCCTCATATTTCTTGTTCTTCCTACAACAGTGACCCAAATTGTTCAGCAACGGTTCCCATCGTACGGAAATCGGCTCCCGATTAGCTTTGGCCATACTTTGCACCATATCGAGTGTGGTTCGGAAAACCTCTTCAGCACTTTCGTACAACTCGTATTCAAATTTGATGACCCCTAGCTCATGCAACACGTAAACATCCAATGGGGCTATCGACATGGCCTGATAGAAGAACTTCTCGGCCATCTCCAGATTCTTCGTCAGTCCACACTCCACCCCGATGTAAAGCAACGGTAAATGACAGCCTCGCATCAGCTGGGTTGCCTTGAAGTACGCAGCCATCGCCTGGTCGTGTTCGTTCTCCTTGGCAAAGGAATGTCCATAGGCCAACCAAGCCGGACCATACAATCGATCTAAGCTGGTCGCTTTCGAGAGGTAACGGCGTGCCGGATCACTCTTGCCAATGAGATCGTAGTAGCAACCGACCGCATACCAACTAATGGCATCGTCCGGATAGAAGTCCACCAGCTTGTGGGCCACGTAGAACAGCTTGTTGAAGTCTTTCATTTCCATCAGACACCCGATCTGAACCGTGAGGCTGCGCTTGTGGTACGGGTCCCGTTTCAGGATTCTGCAATCCAAAGAGAGAAATTATTGCATTGCGTTTTTATAATTAAGT
The genomic region above belongs to Uranotaenia lowii strain MFRU-FL unplaced genomic scaffold, ASM2978415v1 HiC_scaffold_662, whole genome shotgun sequence and contains:
- the LOC129760568 gene encoding glutamate dehydrogenase, mitochondrial, whose product is MWALLRTRSTLAAPALVRAEHTIPKALEKIATDKDPQFSKMVQYFFHKACVKLEPKMVKYMEKYPHMSEEKRRRRVSTIIDLVASGGNTLSLKFPVMLDNGQYEIMSAYRTHHAFHRLPVKGGIRFSSDVNRDEVKALAALMTFKCACVHVPFGGAKGGIKIDPACYSKQELQNITRRYTIELAKRNFIGPGVDVPAPDMGTGMREMSWIADAYSKTLGFKDINSQATVTGKPLHQGGIRGRTEATGRGVYISLDLFCSQKDWMESVGLKTGLADKKIIVQGFGNVGSFACKFLHDAGAKIIGIKESDCSLLNEDGINPDELMKHKATSKSLKGFPNAKEVKEDLMIHPCDILVPAAIEKSITSDNAGKIQAKIIAEGANGPTTPAADKILQERKILVIPDLYCNAGGVTASYFEYLKNINHISFGKLSFRQEAENFTEVLRSVERSLKDSGICADIRPSNKLDHYLHSASEADVVASGLKYVMQMAGQGIMRVANQQQLCLDLRTAAYMWSVEKIFKSTEAAGLAM